One window of Dendropsophus ebraccatus isolate aDenEbr1 chromosome 13, aDenEbr1.pat, whole genome shotgun sequence genomic DNA carries:
- the LOC138771380 gene encoding cathepsin S-like, giving the protein MKSWMWVLLAAIVAASVNASIDPALDNHWKLWKFTYNKNYDHAREDLTRRIIWEKNLKFVTLHNLEHELGVHSYTVGMNHLADMTSEEVEAHLTGLVLPPRDERKSYLSTTWNATKTTNLPDSVDWRQKGCVTEVKNQGSCGSCWAFSAVGALEGQMMLKTGKIVSLSPQNLVDCSTKYGNEGCNGGFMTQAFQYVIDNNGIDSDASYPYHATDEKCNYNPSTKAATCVKYTEVEPGTEENLKQAIANVGPVSVAIDARHASFYLYKSGVYDDASCTQEVNHGVLAVGYGNLNGKDYWLIKNSWGQTYGDKGYVLIARNKGNMCGIASYPSYPEM; this is encoded by the exons ATGAAGTCCTGGATGTGGGTATTGCTGGCAGCCATTGTAGCTGCATCTGTGAATGCATCCATAGACCCCGCACTGGATAACCACTGGAAATTATGGAAATTTACATATAACAAGAATTATGATCATGCG AGAGAAGATCTCACGAGGAGAATAATATGGGAGAAGAATTTAAAGTTTGTCACACTACATAATCTGGAACATGAGCTGGGGGTCCATTCCTACACTGTGGGCATGAACCATCTTGCAGATATG ACCAGTGAAGAGGTAGAAGCCCACCTAACTGGTTTAGTATTACCTCCGCGTGATGAGAGGAAGAGCTATCTCAGTACCACATGGAACGCTACCAAGACCACCAACCTGCCGGACTCTGTAGACTGGAGGCAAAAGGGATGTGTCACAGAGGTCAAAAACCAG GGTTCCTGTGGATCCTGTTGGGCGTTCAGCGCTGTAGGTGCCTTGGAGGGACAGATGATGCTAAAGACTGGAAAAATTGTTTCCCTCAGTCCTCAGAATCTTGTGGATTGTTCTACTAAGTACGGAAATGAAGGATGCAATGGGGGTTTTATGACCCAAGCCTTCCAATACGTTATTGATAACAATGGTATTGATTCCGATGCCTCATACCCTTATCATGCCACA GATGAAAAGTGCAATTATAACCCATCCACCAAAGCAGCTACATGTGTAAAGTATACAGAGGTGGAGCCGGGAACTGAAGAGAATCTCAAGCAAGCCATAGCCAATGTGGGTCCAGTATCTGTGGCCATCGATGCCAGACACGCTTCATTCTATTTATACAAAAGCG GTGTCTATGATGATGCTTCCTGCACTCAAGAGGTCAACCATGGAGTTCTTGCTGTGGGATATGGAAACCTGAATGGAAAAGATTATTGGCTTATAAAAAACAG ctgGGGACAGACCTACGGAGATAAAGGCTATGTCCTCATAGCAAGGAACAAGGGGAATATGTGCGGCATTGCAAGTTATCCTTCCTACCCTGAAATGTGA
- the LOC138771071 gene encoding cathepsin K-like isoform X1: MRKRFSLSSTMILHLVLLALPLVSAVRFLDDPLDSEWEQWKRTYQKQYNGKFDEAMRRLIWEKNYKLIVNHNMEFSQGLHTYELAMNQLGDMTSEEVARTMTGLIVPPRNEARNYTTDDEEAENDLHALPDSIDYRKKGYVTPVRNQGSCGSCWAFSSVGALEGQLKKKTGKLVNLSPQNLVDCVKKNDGCGGGYMTNAFEYVRDNNGIDSEEAYPYVGEDQPCNYTAAGKAAKCKAYKEVTQGNEKALKKAVGTVGPVSVGIDATLSSFQFYSKGVYYDKNCNAEDINHAVLAVGYGVQKKAKYWIVKNSWGDTWGNKGYILMARDKGNACGIANLASYPLM, translated from the exons TACAATGATCCTCCACCTTGTGCTCTTGGCTCTCCCACTGGTGAGCGCTGTCCGCTTCTTGGATGACCCACTGGACTCAGAATGGGAGCAATGGAAAAGAACGTACCAGAAGCAATACAATGGAAAG TTTGATGAAGCAATGAGGCGATTAATCTGGGAGAAGAACTACAAGTTGATTGTTAACCATAATATGGAGTTCTCTCAGGGGCTGCACACCTATGAGCTGGCCATGAACCAGTTAGGAGATATG ACAAGTGAAGAAGTTGCAAGGACAATGACGGGCCTCATAGTCCCACCACGAAATGAAGCCAGGAACTACACTACAGATGATGAGGAAGCTGAAAATGATTTGCATGCTCTCCCTGACTCCATTGACTATAGGAAAAAAGGCTACGTCACCCCAGTCAGGAACCAA GGTTCCTGTGGATCATGTTGGGCTTTTAGCTCTGTGGGGGCTCTGGAGGGACAACTGAAGAAAAAGACTGGAAAACTTGTGAACCTCAGCCCTCAAAATCTTGTAGATTGTGTAAAGAAGAATGATGGATGTGGTGGAGGTTACATGACCAATGCCTTTGAGTATGTGCGGGATAATAACGGTATAGACTCAGAGGAGGCCTATCCTTATGTTGGGGAG GATCAGCCCTGTAACTACACTGCTGCCGGCAAAGCAGCCAAATGTAAAGCTTATAAGGAAGTGACGCAAGGAAACGAGAAGGCACTGAAGAAGGCAGTGGGCACGGTGGGGCCTGTGTCAGTGGGCATTGATGCCACTCTCTCATCCTTCCAGTTTTACAGTAAAG GTGTATATTATGATAAAAATTGCAATGCAGAAGACATAAACCATGCCGTCCTTGCTGTTGGGTATGGAGTTCAGAAGAAAGCCAAATACTGGATTGTAAAGAACAG ctGGGGTGACACCTGGGGCAATAAAGGCTACATCCTAATGGCCAGAGATAAAGGAAACGCCTGTGGCATTGCCAACCTTGCCAGTTACCCTCTCATGTGA
- the LOC138771071 gene encoding cathepsin K-like isoform X2 codes for MILHLVLLALPLVSAVRFLDDPLDSEWEQWKRTYQKQYNGKFDEAMRRLIWEKNYKLIVNHNMEFSQGLHTYELAMNQLGDMTSEEVARTMTGLIVPPRNEARNYTTDDEEAENDLHALPDSIDYRKKGYVTPVRNQGSCGSCWAFSSVGALEGQLKKKTGKLVNLSPQNLVDCVKKNDGCGGGYMTNAFEYVRDNNGIDSEEAYPYVGEDQPCNYTAAGKAAKCKAYKEVTQGNEKALKKAVGTVGPVSVGIDATLSSFQFYSKGVYYDKNCNAEDINHAVLAVGYGVQKKAKYWIVKNSWGDTWGNKGYILMARDKGNACGIANLASYPLM; via the exons ATGATCCTCCACCTTGTGCTCTTGGCTCTCCCACTGGTGAGCGCTGTCCGCTTCTTGGATGACCCACTGGACTCAGAATGGGAGCAATGGAAAAGAACGTACCAGAAGCAATACAATGGAAAG TTTGATGAAGCAATGAGGCGATTAATCTGGGAGAAGAACTACAAGTTGATTGTTAACCATAATATGGAGTTCTCTCAGGGGCTGCACACCTATGAGCTGGCCATGAACCAGTTAGGAGATATG ACAAGTGAAGAAGTTGCAAGGACAATGACGGGCCTCATAGTCCCACCACGAAATGAAGCCAGGAACTACACTACAGATGATGAGGAAGCTGAAAATGATTTGCATGCTCTCCCTGACTCCATTGACTATAGGAAAAAAGGCTACGTCACCCCAGTCAGGAACCAA GGTTCCTGTGGATCATGTTGGGCTTTTAGCTCTGTGGGGGCTCTGGAGGGACAACTGAAGAAAAAGACTGGAAAACTTGTGAACCTCAGCCCTCAAAATCTTGTAGATTGTGTAAAGAAGAATGATGGATGTGGTGGAGGTTACATGACCAATGCCTTTGAGTATGTGCGGGATAATAACGGTATAGACTCAGAGGAGGCCTATCCTTATGTTGGGGAG GATCAGCCCTGTAACTACACTGCTGCCGGCAAAGCAGCCAAATGTAAAGCTTATAAGGAAGTGACGCAAGGAAACGAGAAGGCACTGAAGAAGGCAGTGGGCACGGTGGGGCCTGTGTCAGTGGGCATTGATGCCACTCTCTCATCCTTCCAGTTTTACAGTAAAG GTGTATATTATGATAAAAATTGCAATGCAGAAGACATAAACCATGCCGTCCTTGCTGTTGGGTATGGAGTTCAGAAGAAAGCCAAATACTGGATTGTAAAGAACAG ctGGGGTGACACCTGGGGCAATAAAGGCTACATCCTAATGGCCAGAGATAAAGGAAACGCCTGTGGCATTGCCAACCTTGCCAGTTACCCTCTCATGTGA